In a single window of the Rhopalosiphum padi isolate XX-2018 chromosome 1, ASM2088224v1, whole genome shotgun sequence genome:
- the LOC132917261 gene encoding uncharacterized protein LOC132917261 yields MTLFNLNNNGSIIRRWRWRLGKVAVGIFKSYAPAVVLWKSIMPVGGRVAGKGVGVHNSGGSSDGHASGGFNEEVIWISIGMSIAIVILITIALCYLARQRCKKRQEISVRT; encoded by the exons ATAACGGATCAATCAttcggcggtggcggtggcgactGGGGAAAGTCGCAGTAGGGATTTTCAAAAGTTACGCACCAGCGGTTGTCCTCTGGAAATCGATAATGCCGGTCGGAGGAAGAGTGGCCGGCAAAGGTGTCGGCGTACACAATTCGGGTGGATCTAGTGACG GGCACGCGTCTGGTGGTTTCAACGAGGAAGTCATATGGATCAGCATCGGAATGAGCATAGCCATAGTCATACTGATAACGATAGCTCTTTGCTATTTGGCTCGACAGCGGTGCAAGAAGAGACAAGAGATAAGCGTACGCACTTAA